One genomic segment of Mangifera indica cultivar Alphonso chromosome 6, CATAS_Mindica_2.1, whole genome shotgun sequence includes these proteins:
- the LOC123219741 gene encoding probable LRR receptor-like serine/threonine-protein kinase At3g47570: MYTKAWPLMEKNLSLRSLLVAYFVQFSTLSFVTAKQTNIFTDQQALLALKAHITHDPTNLLSTNWSSATSACNWIGIRCGARHHRVTALNISYFHLTATLPPQLGNLSFLSSLSIQNNSFHGAIPDELARLRQLKHLQLSNNNFNNIEIPLWLGSLTKLQLLGLNEVKFSGTIPEALGNLSSLEGLHLDYNQLSGSIPTSIFNISSLQVLSLYHSQLSGSFPSIFFNMPYLVRINLGDNGLSGGLTETKFDNLPSLEVLYLDGNMFTGQIPSNLSGCRSLQSLALSHNYFTGAMPKEIGKLSQLKNIFIGHNRLQGEIPKELGNCTQLESLILANNQLTGAIPKDIGNLIQLSLIYLDYNNIQGPLPKEIGNLTQLQYMFISGNKLQGMIYAIGCEIPSEIGNLHNLQYLVLNFNNLVGVVPTALFNISMMKHLSVVENKLSFSGFLSSNIQLPNLKGLHLGSNCFSGRFPNFVFNSSKLFILDISENSFSDFIPDTTGNLRNLGWLVLSDNFLTSYTPNLSFLSSLTLCRNLKYLELNGNPLNGILPSSIGNLSISLESIHMNDCNISGNIPREIKNLKNLIDLQLENNELIGSIPVTLGGLQKLQGLNLGNNKLKGSIPDDLCGLNKLRDLQLDGNKIFGSIPACVGNLTTLNKLSLAFNRLASFIPSTLWQLENMLYFNLSSNFLNGSLPLEIEALKVVINIDLSRNLLSGNIPNNIGRLKNLQNLSLGWNRIEGSIPESIGEMTSLVFLDLSSNNLSGDIPISLEKLMHLKYLNLSFNRLSGKIPEKGSFGNFSTKSFMGNLALCGSPKLQVPTCKTNSPRKLRAKKVIILIVLPLSIVVTILILTFVLTKTLKKSTKPPTNVEMSPHHTWRRISYQELMKATDGFNENNLLGRGSYGSVYKGRLDDGMDLAVKVFHLHFDGAIKSFKTECELLSSFRHRNLVKVISSCTNEDFKGLILEYMPNGSLEKCLYSKNIVLDISQRLNIMIDVALGLEYLHFGCPTFIVHCDLKPNNVLIDENLVAHLSDFGIAKLLGEEDSMTLTQTVATIGYMAPEYGREGKISRKGDVYSYGIILMETFTRKKPTDEIFTGEKSLRSWVGESLSSTVMQVLDTNLLRRDDEHFSSKEACVSSILSLAMECTRESPLERITIEEVAIRLIKIRVQFAKLET; the protein is encoded by the exons ATGTACACAAAAGCCTGGCCTCTCATGGAGAAAAATCTTTCCCTTCGCAGTTTATTGGTAGCTTACTTTGTTCAATTTTCAACACTTTCCTTTGTCActgcaaaacaaaccaacattTTCACAGACCAACAAGCTCTTCTTGCTTTAAAAGCTCATATAACCCATGATCCCACTAATTTATTGTCCACAAATTGGTCCTCAGCTACCTCCGCTTGTAATTGGATTGGCATCCGTTGTGGTGCCCGTCACCATAGAGTTACAGCTTTGAATATTTCTTACTTTCATCTTACAGCCACTCTTCCTCCTCAACTGGGAAACCTGTCTTTCCTTTCGTCTCTGAGCATTCAAAACAACAGCTTTCATGGCGCTATCCCTGATGAGCTGGCTCGTTTACGTCAACTGAAGCACCTTCAGTTGAGTAACAATAACTTCAATAATATAGAGATCCCATTATGGTTGGGATCCTTAACTAAACTTCAATTATTGGGTTTGAATGAAGTCAAGTTTTCAGGGACTATCCCAGAAGCCCTAGGTAACTTGTCTTCACTTGAAGGACTTCATCTTGATTACAATCAGCTTTCGGGCTCCATTCCCACCTCCATCTTCAACATATCTTCACTGCAAGTACTCAGTCTGTATCATAGCCAACTCTCAGGCTCCTTCCCTTCCATCTTTTTCAACATGCCTTATTTGGTACGTATTAACTTGGGCGATAATGGATTGTCTGGTGGACTCACTGAAACTAAGTTTGATAATCTTCCTAGTTTGGAAGTTCTTTACTTGGATGGAAACATGTTCACTGGCCAAATACCATCCAATTTATCAGGATGCAGAAGCTTGCAATCCTTGGCCTTGTCGCACAATTATTTCACTGGAGCCATGCcgaaagaaattggaaaattgTCTCAACTTAAGAACATATTTATTGGACACAATAGACTCCAAG gagaaattccCAAGGAGTTGGGCAATTGTACACAACTAGAATCATTAATACTTGCAAATAATCAGCTCACTG gAGCTATTCCGAAAGATATTGGAAACTTGATTCAACTCTCCTTGATTTATCTTGACTACAATAATATTCAGG GACCATTGCCAAAGGAAATTGGAAATTTGACTCAGCTtcaatatatgtttatttctgGCAATAAACTCCAAGGTATGATATATGCAATTGGAT GTGAGATTCCAAGTGAAATTGGAAATCTTCATAATCTACAATATCTGGTacttaattttaacaatttagtCGGCGTGGTTCCAACAGCTCTCTTCAATATATCAATGATGAAACATCTTTCTGTTGTGGAAAATAAGCTTTCTTTCTCAGGATTTCTTTCTTCAAACATTCAACTTCCAAATCTTAAAGGTCTTCACTTGGGTTCTAATTGTTTTAGTGGGAGATTTCCGAACTTTGTCTTCAATTCTTCCAAGCTCTTTATTCTTGATATTTCAGAAAACTCATTCTCTGACTTCATTCCTGATACAACTGGAAATTTAAGAAATCTTGGGTGGCTTGTCTTATCTGATAATTTCTTGACATCTTATACCCCAAATTTGAGCTTTCTTTCCTCCTTGACCCTTTGCAGGAATTTAAAGTATTTAGAGTTGAATGGAAATCCATTGAATGGCATTCTGCCAAGTTCCATAGGGAATCTCTCTATTTCTTTGGAAAGTATTCACATGAATGACTGCAATATTAGTGGCAACATTCccagagaaataaaaaatttgaaaaacttgatagATTTGCAGTtggaaaacaatgaattgatTGGATCTATCCCAGTTACACTAGGTGGACTACAAAAACTCCAGGGTTTGAACCTTGgaaataataaactaaaaggGTCCATCCCGGATGATCTTTGTGGACTGAATAAATTACGTGACTTGCAATTAGATGGTAACAAGATTTTTGGATCCATACCTGCATGCGTGGGCAATCTCACTACACTAAATAAACTGTCGTTGGCCTTCAATAGGTTAGCTTCTTTCATACCCTCAACTTTATGGCAGCTTGAGAACATGTTGTACTTTaatttgtcatcaaattttCTAAATGGGTCTCTCCCTTTAGAAATAGAAGCCCTGAAGGTTGTGATAAATATAGATTTGTCAAGGAATCTGTTGTCTGGCAATATTCCAAACAACATTGGACGTTTAAAAAATCTACAAAATCTATCCTTAGGATGGAATAGAATAGAAGGCTCAATTCCTGAATCAATTGGTGAAATGACAAGCTTGGTCTTCTTGGATTTATCTAGTAACAATCTCTCTGGAGACATTCCTATATCTCTAGAAAAACTCATGCATCTGAAGTATCTAAACTTGTCTTTCAACCGACTAAGTGGCAAAATTCCTGAAAAAGGATCTTTTGGAAACTTTTCGACTAAATCATTCATGGGAAACCTTGCATTATGTGGCTCTCCAAAACTTCAAGTTCCCACATGCAAAACAAACAGTCCTCGAAAACTAAGGGCTAAAAAGGTTATCATATTGATTGTTTTACCGCTAAGCATTGTAGTCACTATCTTGATTCTCACTTTTGTGCtgaccaaaaccctaaaaaagagCACAAAGCCACCCACTAATGTTGAGATGTCTCCACATCATACCTGGAGAAGAATTTCTTACCAAGAACTAATGAAAGCTACAGATGGATTCAATGAGAACAACCTACTTGGAAGAGGAAGCTATGGTTCAGTTTACAAAGGTAGACTTGATGATGGTATGGATCTTGCAGTGAAAGTATTTCACCTACATTTTGATGGAGcaattaaaagtttcaaaactgAATGTGAACTTTTAAGCAGTTTTCGTCATCGAAATCTTGTCAAAGTCATCAGTAGTTGTACAAATGAGGATTTTAAAGGTCTGATACTCGAGTACATGCCCAATGGAAGCTTGGAGAAATGTTTGtattctaaaaatattgttttggacATTTCACAGAGGTTGAACATCATGATAGATGTTGCTTTAGGTTTAGAATATCTGCATTTTGGTTGTCCAACTTTCATTGTTCATTGTGACTTGAAGCCCAACAATGTCTTGATTGATGAAAATTTGGTTGCCCATTTGAGCGATTTTGGCATTGCAAAGCTCTTAGGTGAAGAAGACTCAATGACTTTGACACAAACCGTTGCCACCATTGGTTACATGGCACCAG AATATGGAAGAGAAGGAAAAATATCTAGAAAAGGAGATGTTTACAGTTATGGTATCATACTAATGGAAACATTTACAAGGAAGAAGCCAAC